The Montipora capricornis isolate CH-2021 chromosome 3, ASM3666992v2, whole genome shotgun sequence genome includes the window TTAATTAAGTTACTGATCTCCTTATAAACGTCTACATTACTTTCAAACTACTCCATAACCAAAGGTAAAATGTGCCAAACTCAAATGTGGATTCAATGTTGAgtttttttgacagctgtcaatcgAGGAGGTCAAacagagaaagcaaaaaaaagtcgACATTTTTCTAGTTCGACTGACACAGGCAAAAGCTGTAAATACTTGAGAATTTTTTGTCAGTGACTTTTTCCACAAAAAGGTAAATAAAGCGATAACATGAGAAAATTGACTTCAGCAACATCCGAGAGAAACCCTAATTAAAGTTCACTTTATCTGAAAAAAAGGGATACTTATTTCAGGTTTTATAAACTCAAGTGAGATCAACAAAAAAGCTTTCGtatttttcgtttcgtttcatAAAAATCACCTTTTTGAATTATTCAGAAAGGTGATTTTTATGgagttttgaattttcaagatccacaatcttggacaaaactcgttgggaaaatgtgccGCTCtcatttgtctgtgtgataaagattGAATTCTCCCCACTTTTTCCCCTTCCTCCATTGCAATGTTGGTTAAAAAATGGGccaaggcttgcacagtatatTTTGCATCAAATTGTCACCAATGgcttggggggagggggaaggacCAATAGACTTTGTAAGTGCATgtcaaatgatgcttaagctacaataattattgttcccaagaattttgtccaagattgcaggtTTTACTAAAAAGTAGAATTGCCAAAAGCAATCACTGATTCATCAGGGCCTAACTTTTAACTTCTGTTTTTACTGAGAGACACTGTTGTTGTGAGTTTCAACGTCGATAAAACTTGGTAATCAGTAATCTTTTTTCCTGTCACTCATTTTTACCCTCCAGTGTAAGATCAATTGGCTTATCATTTTAAGGCCACTTTGACTCTAtgttacaaaattattattgtattaacTGAGTAAGTCAAtttgaatattaattttatatCCAGAGAACCCTATGCAGGCAATAGTAGTGTAGGCTTTcatttttgtaaataaagtaaaaGATCCTTGAGAATGGTGCAAAGGAACAATTAAGAGCAAGTCATGTTTCAAGACTTTTGatgagataaaaaaaattaatgcagtattcagaaaataataattatcatttaaGTCAAGACATGAGGTGCACTACTTAATACACAGTTTTTGCAAGATTACAGATTCACATAAAAGTAGCATTGTGGTTCCAGGAATCAGCATAACTTACATACAGTATTTGTGGTAACAGGTGCTAACATAGCAGCATCGCAAAATAAGATCAGTCTTTTAATATGTTCGGTCTGTTGTCTATGTAGTCTGAACAAGTTGGATTTTTATATTTTCAGACAAAAAGGACGCCTCATTAGGCTTAATTCTCCAAGAAATGTTCAAATGCCATAATATAAttcttttaacccattgactcctaagcCGGCAACCactcccctcccccacccccactgacgagtaaaatcaggcaggtacaaaagttggACCAGTCAACTCGGATCGCTCGTGTCAAATCAACGTTACAAAAAATGACAAGGCCTCgagaaatcaccctagccctaatctttACCTAACCTTGATCAATTTCGAGTTGATCCATATCGACTTTTGTACCTGgccagtaaaatcgtctggtgttagacagagtcagtgggttaacatAGTTTAGGAAATCCACCTTTTAGAAAGGAAAAAGATTGAATTGTACAATAAAATTGATAGTAAAGAATGTTAAGAGCATTCAGACATGTTTGAGCATTAGACAGCTATCGGAAGTGGAGTTTTCTATCAAATTCCTAATGATGTAGATATGCAATCATCTTGACATTTTTATAAGCTAAAACCACCTGATGTCCAATAATTTTGTTGCTATTTGTTACTTAAGAATAACGTGTAACATACTTAGTTTGGACCTTGCTTGCTCACAAAACCACAAAATATTAATGTTGGTCAAACGTTGAAACAGGCctttacccattgactcctgggggtaccccattgacaagtaaaatcttctgacgttagacagagtaaaatactaagtatggccggtttaggctgctttaggggtgaatgggttaatgtaTAACAACCTTGGAAGTGAGACTTTCTTTGTAATGTCACTACAATGTTTTATTCACTAAGTCAATGTGAATTATAATTTCACAGAGGTGATTGTTTTGTTCACAGATGTTTTTTGTTCATATACATCATTGTCCAATGGTTTTGACCTGCTTGATGACTAGTTAAGTGTATGGAATTTGTGAGGAAGGGTCTGACTAGGTGAAAGAGtaaacatgtcttgattaatTAAATGTTACATGCCAATcgcccctcccctcccctctcccaaATTATCTTATTGCCTGGGCTCTCAACCCCAAGAAGAGGCATCTGGCTGTAAGAGTTACAATTATGAATGATGtgcacaataatattattattaattcaatTATTGATTCAAGTTTACATCAACTGAACAAGGGAAGAGCATCCTCCTTGAGGCTTAGTTTTTTCACTGTCTCGTAGCCAGCTATCATAACAACACTTGAGGGGACCCATGACACGATACTAGCAAGCATTCCTTTCGTCAAAGACTTGGGTCCTTCTTTCTTCAGAAGATCTTGGAAGGCCTTTACTATTGATCTCTCACCTTCAACCTGAAAAATAGTATACCCTGGTGAAAACAAATGTGTTAACTAGTCCACTCTCAGTTTGTAAATAAACATGTCAAAATTTCTGCTTGTATGCAGATGCCTCCCATGTATTTAGCATGGGAAATAGATGACTTCTGAACCCCCCACCCCCATGGTAGTAATCTTTGTCCTCAACTGGTTGGTTTGGCAGAAATGAGTCCTGGAAATCCTTGTATTTCTTCCAGTTGCTAACgcattgtccattcaggacctagATAAATGACCTAGCTCTCTAGGACTGGGTAGAGCATCCAACTAGTGTTACGGCCATTGCAGGTTCAAATCCTGGTACTGGACTCTGATTTTACAGTTGTCCTTTTGCCTGTCACCAAACAACTAGTTTCCCATCTTCAACCAATGTGTTCAGATTTTAACACTCCAACCAGGGGccagtttctcgaaagtcctgatAACTTTTCAGACCCAAAAATCCATTTGTGAGCCTGTCATCCacttgtttaattaaaaaactGGCCTCTTAGTATGTTTTCAGCAATATGATGTGGACATTGATGACTCAAAATCCCTCCGTTGAAGTTCTTACAGATACAGgtggaattgtgacacccaaaagGTCTTGGAACTCTTAAGAAACATGTCCCAAGTTAACATAGTCCTTGAGAAAtattatggaaaaaaaattgttaatgtcAACTCTGGAAACCTGTGCCTCCTCCCACACcctaatgcccacgggccgattacaggcttgcaaaaacaaagcaaaaggtaattgaaaaaccatataataaactacttactaaccgagctagctcgagccgtactggggaatattggccctaggtcgtttttgtacggacctcgcagCGCTCAGTCCGTACTGCCACTACCTCGGGCCactattccccagtacggccctcgcgctcggttagtaagaaggtAGTAATCTGTTTACACCCCACCTGGAAATCAGCTTCTGTTGTGTGTGGCCAGCGTAGTTAAATAAACtcgtattgtattgtattgtattacaTACCTGAAGTCTAGTTTTCACTATATCAAGAGGATTCCCAAGTATTGCTGCATTGACTCCCGAAAGTCCTCCTGAAAGACCCTGAATGAGCAGGTGAGAGGTGCCATCTGGGGCTAAATGCCCAAGCACGTCTAGATACACCCCATACGATCCCCACCATACAGCACTCCACAATGCCCCTGTCAATAGAGAGGCAAGAAATCCACGGTAAAACCCTCCCATTCCCTGTTCTTTGAAGACATCTAAAGAAATAAGCGTCGCTCCTTTAAGTTTTGCGTTGCTCTTTCCCTGCCCTTGGATCATGAGTTTCTGAGAAACTACTTCGATTGGATTCGACAAGAACTGTTCTGCCACAGCCGCAAACCCGCCGGCTATGAAACCACGTGAACCGTCTCCGAAAAAAGACATCTGCGATCGCGAAATTTCATAGCTCGTCACGTAAAAATGCCCTGTTAAGACGGTGAGCTGGCTGACCAAAAATCCTTTGTACAAGCCTTTTAGTCCTTCGGATTTGACTGTTTTGAATATAGCGTCCGATGTACCTTTGTACAATGAATTGGCTCGTTGAACTTGAAGTCGGGTTTTGATCACGTCTGCTGGATACAAAATTGCGTTTAAACCGACAAAAAAAGCACTCCCTAAAGTATAATACGTGACCTTGTCGATATGTTGCCATTCTATTTGTTTAACTTCCTCGGGCATTGATGGATCGATCTTTTAATCCACATCAGGCTCGACCTCAAAGCGACCATCCAATTCCAGGCGCCATTGTTGACGTTTTTACTTATTACGTCACCCGACTACAGAATTTTGATGACCCGGTGCAAGTGCTGTCTTTTGCAAAGTTTTGTGCAGAAAACCAATGGACTTGGTTAAAAGACAGACATTATGAGCAATTTGCAATAAAATCAACGTCTATGCTTGAATGTTCTGTTGGACTCAAGAGGCAAACTAACATCACAATCTGATTTATTTCACTGCcacgcaacaaaaaataaaatcgaaaaagttcaatgaaataagccaaaaacttAGGATGTTGTAAAAGACAAATTCATAAATTACCTCACCAATTGTCAGGTCtatgcggtacatcgtttctgagttatttgtcgaagccgccatgttggtgcactaccgttgtgcaccaatatggcagcCAGAAATCAACACGAACATCTGGAATTCAATTAGCGATGAAagtgcttacttttcgctcatgagataaaatacacgtgtatgaacacatctcctaatgtacttgaatcGCTCAGACTGTTGAGATTCATAGGCATAGACATttcatggaactggaaacttgaaaaagatttatttctatgTCATCTTCAACCGCTcaacgtcactgtgaaaaccgtCTATACacctttgtatgggaaaatttacattacattctgcattctcattggtcaatttgaaatgacaactaacgacatcgtaaaaattcgtaagccacaaacccgtctaaaaccgACACAGTTTGAGTTCCGATTacaccacaggcaccccaagctcacgagca containing:
- the LOC138042776 gene encoding solute carrier family 25 member 44-like isoform X2 — translated: MAASTNNSETMYRIDLTIGALWSAVWWGSYGVYLDVLGHLAPDGTSHLLIQGLSGGLSGVNAAILGNPLDIVKTRLQVEGERSIVKAFQDLLKKEGPKSLTKGMLASIVSWVPSSVVMIAGYETVKKLSLKEDALPLFS
- the LOC138042776 gene encoding solute carrier family 25 member 44-like isoform X1, producing MPEEVKQIEWQHIDKVTYYTLGSAFFVGLNAILYPADVIKTRLQVQRANSLYKGTSDAIFKTVKSEGLKGLYKGFLVSQLTVLTGHFYVTSYEISRSQMSFFGDGSRGFIAGGFAAVAEQFLSNPIEVVSQKLMIQGQGKSNAKLKGATLISLDVFKEQGMGGFYRGFLASLLTGALWSAVWWGSYGVYLDVLGHLAPDGTSHLLIQGLSGGLSGVNAAILGNPLDIVKTRLQVEGERSIVKAFQDLLKKEGPKSLTKGMLASIVSWVPSSVVMIAGYETVKKLSLKEDALPLFS